One window of Cardiocondyla obscurior isolate alpha-2009 linkage group LG20, Cobs3.1, whole genome shotgun sequence genomic DNA carries:
- the Jeb gene encoding uncharacterized protein Jeb, translating into MICKMAVCMFWLLTYVGQGLDLAVGNRPVIIQVQGTQGLDYRHGSGSIRKKSELSSVGSNLLQYRIYPSDGTHRDDMSNWLVFNDEPRLSSWSPAGMLIDDIVKEPRELQNVFFALSPAVLNVLYSEYVTSQPQTSAQPHVAEPYVRDDGNHPHGSRQAHQRPKKRRIGCRHPLRGPLNLPILVCDEAGKKTTTLQEFRQSNHDLYAEQRFNTATSTKTDLARAEGGTPLNLPTNGGFAPRSYAYETGGSKPPGSKRSQIAIGRRSIDAQGESPGHQAQATSASSTSPAGASIASQLMLRSIRGSIQYDVPQIECPVSEDGMERFACPTADRMGRYHCIDDHVLCDGFLDCPTGEDEDRQACMFYKTTKAHLDVLADAILRWARGR; encoded by the exons ATGATTTGTAAAATGGCGGTTTGCATGTTCTGGCTTCTCACCTACGTGGGACAGGGGCTGGATTTGGCGGTGGGCAATCGACCCGTAATCATACAAGTGCAAGGCACACAGGGGCTCGACTATCGGCACGGAAGCGGTAGCATTAGAAAGAAGAGCGAGTTGAGCTCGGTGGGTAGCAACCTGCTGCAATACAGGATATATCCTTCCGACGGCACCCACCGGGACGACATGTCGAACTGGCTCGTATTCAACGACGAGCCGCGGTTGTCCTCGTGGTCGCCCGCGGGCATGCTGATCGACGACATCGTCAAGGAACCGCGGGAGCTGCAGAACGTATTTTTCGCCCTGTCGCCCGCCGTGCTTAACGTCCTCTACTCGGAGTACGTTACGTCACAGCCGCAGACCTCGGCGCAGCCTCACGTAGCCGAGCCCTACGTACGCGACGACGGTAACCACCCGCACGGCAGCCGGCAGGCTCATCAGCGCCCGAAGAAGCGGCGCATCGGATGCCGTCACCCGCTTAGAGGCCCGCTCAATCTACCGATACTGGTGTGCGACGAGGCTGGGAAGAAGACTACCACCCTTCAGGAATTTAGACAATCGAATCACGATCTCTATGCGGAGCAGAGATTTAACACTGCGACGAGTACGAAGACTgatctcgcgcgcgccgaGGGCGGCACCCCGCTTAACTTACCTACGAACGGCGGCTTCGCACCGAGGTCCTACGCCTACGAGACCGGCGGAAGCAAACCACCCGGGAGCAAGCGAAGCCAGATCGCGATCGGACGGCGTTCGATCGACGCGCAAGGTGAATCCCCAGGACATCAGGCTCAAGCAACCTCGGCGTCCTCGACGTCGCCCGCCGGCGCGAGCATCGCTTCCCAGCTCATGTTGAGATCAATCCGGGGAAGCATACAGTATGACGTGCCGCAAATCG AATGTCCAGTCTCTGAAGACGGAATGGAAAGATTCGCTTGCCCGACCGCAGATAGAATGGGTAGATATCATTGCATCGACGATCACGTCCTGTGCGACGGCTTCTTAGACTGTCCCACAGGCGAAGACGAAGATAGGCAAGCTTGCATGTTTTACAAAACT ACGAAAGCGCATCTGGACGTACTAGCGGACGCTATACTACGATGGGCGAGAGGACGCTAA
- the LOC139110496 gene encoding uncharacterized protein isoform X1, translating to MGKVIRTTDGTDREDAPKPRQKRRKKDLDRIHSKILRAKRKLDNAKKDHDKTGAKKQGRAKICNRLLPEPAVGIYRNGAKGKDIQKAKVSENTFYKARLNADALKLFKGDTHESKCIVTIRTRDKFTKQTVNNNSMENSLDWAEAATLEQSPILGKKLNLNRNLHMIKKKSEENIFKDVDFNKTKQFANSELKHVQKEDACKRKLFQNDKELETSATTSIQIFDDSDVVKENKKETEQLHSKNSKNSSCDPLSCYTEFCKRISAENFESDILPNFPTDPLAKTLKKLKHTYTDSFRQQLLRKKKKQELENVKPADSTEYQTTSPELSPVEFEVPACRKNYTIDFQEDPFQKNDKLRLMQNAKLKKSNDITHHNSASCSSRNIFTACNEENFIVENCKNNDTQHSQKPKDSNQFSESMNFYLTNNEKSVQLSPQKNSKYVGCLSPSNQYDRNNFLIDISGCKNSPFTNNSKQLFESSMFLNNSKLFKKHFLKESHEELLDSVSDKYSSNDQINEKHNRKTINKYDVKNVKRIPTILRRYGNVIDNKSNHSAQITDNYKNKLYTEYETNLLNTNLNNSFKKKLFETSVPNVLKNLPPTSTMIFNQSKILGPQIETMQIKDSQESQVDEFDVNIHSKERNGRNKTYRYDSSCTCAQKVEVTYNTNAYSEKLPQREQISPIIKTRGLHSNNCRQTNLFQDINFSNSNVEPTKEYPQRTKLHVCETDKRLFYRKDTRHQNQSIPFANDGQTIPTPMLNHRQNIQADQKPKGPCQKSHNLHLFDKTDVKCAENKIKQDECHHCNEQYLYFDSANCSRRYKEQAHYFKEISQPQRLCNTRSYNNDIDNCVNLPSNVQNVSVLPLQQQNNLYAYPQTIDNQHRAVLMQSVTQPVKYLAVKNGSNIQRVPVYINDKNVRVVQNVPLNVITLMDQSTQAKTFPQEIATQMVPLETNNNLQFNDFATCKVNDQTVVKGLNSVNAILLQSDSESKIWYASNL from the exons ATGGGCAAAGTAATACGGACCACCGACGGCACCGACCGAGAAGACGCGCCGAAGCCGCGACAGAAGCGACGAAAAAAGGACCTCGACCGAATCCACTCGAAGATCCTTCGAGCTAAGCGAAAGTTG GACAACGCTAAAAAGGATCATGACAAAACTGGAGCAAAGAAACAAGGTCGTGCAAAAATCTGTAACAGACTTCTGCCAGAACCG gctgTTGGTATATATAGAAATGGTGCAAAGGGTAAAGATATCCAAAAAG CAAAAGTATCTGAAAACACATTCTATAAGGCCCGGCTGAATGCAGATGCATTAAAACTTTTCAAAGGTGATACTCACGAATCCAA aTGCATAGTAACAATTCGAACGCGTGATAAATTTACTAAGCAAACAGTGAACAATAATTCTATGGAGAATAGTTTAGATTGGGCTGAAGCAGCTACTTTGGAACAAAGTCCTATTTTAGGAAAGAAACTGAA TTTAAATCGGAATCTACATATGATTAAGAAGAAAAGtgaggaaaatattttcaaagatgtagattttaataaaacgaaacaatTTGCTAACAGTGAACTAAAACATGTTCAAAAAGAAGACGCATgtaaacgaaaattatttcaaaatgatAAAGAATTAGAAACTAGTGCTACTACTTCAATACA AATATTTGACGATTCGGAtgttgtaaaagaaaataagaaagaaacggAGCAGCTGCATTCAAAGAACAGTAAGAATTCATCTTGTGACCCATTAAGTTGTTATAcagaattttgtaaaagaatttcTGCTGAAAATTTTGAATCGGACATTTTACCAAACTTTCCTACAG aTCCTCTTGCAAAAACactcaaaaaattaaaacatactTATACTGATTCTTTCCGACAACAACttttacgtaaaaagaaaaaacaagaatTGGAAAATGTAAAACCCGCAGACTCTACGGAATATCAAACTACATCTCCAGAATTGTCACCTGTTGAATTTGAAGTTCCTGCGTGTAGGAAAAATTATACTATCGATTTTCAAGAAGACCCTTTTCAGAAAAATGACAAGCTCCGTTTAATGCAAAATGCTAAACTTAAGAAAAGTAACGATATAACGCATCATAATTCCGCATCTTGCTCGtcacgaaatatttttacagcatgcaatgaagaaaatttcattgtagaaaactgtaaaaataacgatactCAACACTCACAAAAACCCAAAGATTCTAATCAATTTTCAGAATCGATGAACTTTTATTTGACGAATAATGAAAAATCTGTTCAGTTAAGCCCTcagaaaaattctaaatatgtTGGTTGTCTTTCGCCAAGTAATCAATatgatagaaataattttttgattgaTATTTCTGGCTGTAAAAATTCACCATTCACTAACAATTCAAAACAATTATTCGAAAGTtctatgtttttaaataattccaaattatttaagaaacattttttaaaagaatctCATGAAGAGTTACTCGATTCTGTTTCCGACAAATATTCATCAAACGATCAAATCAATGAGAAACATAATCgcaaaacaataaataagtATGATGTAAAGAACGTTAAACGAATACCTACCATACTTCGTCGATATGGTAACGTTATCGATAATAAGTCCAATCATTCTGCACAAATAActgacaattataaaaataagttatacACAGAATACGAAACTAACTTACTTAacacaaatttaaataacagctttaaaaaaaaattattcgagacTTCAGTCccaaatgtattaaaaaatcttcCTCCAACTAGTACAATGATATTTAATCAATCAAAAATACTCGGACCTCAAATTGAAACAATGCAGATAAAAGATTCGCAAGAGTCTCAAGTGGACGAATTTGATGTGAATATCCATTCCAAGGAACGTAATggtagaaataaaacttatcGATACGATAGCAGTTGCACGTGTGCACAAAAAGTTGAAGTTACATACAATACAAATGCATATTCCGAAAAATTACCTCAACGCGAACAAATCTCaccaattattaaaacacgggGTCTTCATTCAAACAACTGTCGTCAAACTAATCTGTttcaagatattaatttttctaattccaATGTAGAGCCAACAAAAGAGTATCCCCAACGGACTAAATTACATGTATGTGAAACCGACAAACgattattttacagaaaagATACGCGCCACCAAAATCAAAGTATCCCCTTCGCTAATGACGGACAAACAATCCCAACACCGATGTTAAACCACCGGCAAAATATTCAGGCCGATCAGAAGCCCAAAGGACCATGTCAGAAATCACACAACCTACATCTATTTGATAAAACAGACGTAAAGTGCGccgagaataaaattaaacaggACGAATGCCATCATTGCAATGAACAGTATCTTTATTTCGATTCTGCCAATTGTTCACGTAGATATAAGGAACAAGcgcattattttaaagaaatttctcAACCTCAACGTTTATGCAATACTAGAAGTTACAATAACGACATAGATAATTGCGTTAACTTGCCTAGCAATGTGCAAAATGTATCCGTGTTACCATTGCAGCAACAGAATAATCTGTACGCGTATCCGCAAACGATCGACAATCAGCATCGTGCAGTGTTAATGCAAAGTGTTACTCAACCTGTAAAGTATTTGGCTGTGAAAAATGGTTCAAACATTCAGAGGGTACCTGTGTacataaatgataaaaatgttagGGTTGTACAAAATGTTCcattaaatgtaataactTTAATGGATCAAAGTACACAAGCAAAAACATTTCCGCAAGAAATTGCGACGCAGATGGTACCGCTGGAAACGAAtaacaatttgcaatttaatgaTTTTGCAACATGTAAAGTAAACGATCAAACGGTGGTAAAGGGCTTGAATTCCGTGAATGCGATACTACTTCAATCGGATTCGGAGTCGAAAATCTGGTACGCTTCGAATCTGTAA
- the LOC139110496 gene encoding uncharacterized protein isoform X2 — MIKKKSEENIFKDVDFNKTKQFANSELKHVQKEDACKRKLFQNDKELETSATTSIQIFDDSDVVKENKKETEQLHSKNSKNSSCDPLSCYTEFCKRISAENFESDILPNFPTDPLAKTLKKLKHTYTDSFRQQLLRKKKKQELENVKPADSTEYQTTSPELSPVEFEVPACRKNYTIDFQEDPFQKNDKLRLMQNAKLKKSNDITHHNSASCSSRNIFTACNEENFIVENCKNNDTQHSQKPKDSNQFSESMNFYLTNNEKSVQLSPQKNSKYVGCLSPSNQYDRNNFLIDISGCKNSPFTNNSKQLFESSMFLNNSKLFKKHFLKESHEELLDSVSDKYSSNDQINEKHNRKTINKYDVKNVKRIPTILRRYGNVIDNKSNHSAQITDNYKNKLYTEYETNLLNTNLNNSFKKKLFETSVPNVLKNLPPTSTMIFNQSKILGPQIETMQIKDSQESQVDEFDVNIHSKERNGRNKTYRYDSSCTCAQKVEVTYNTNAYSEKLPQREQISPIIKTRGLHSNNCRQTNLFQDINFSNSNVEPTKEYPQRTKLHVCETDKRLFYRKDTRHQNQSIPFANDGQTIPTPMLNHRQNIQADQKPKGPCQKSHNLHLFDKTDVKCAENKIKQDECHHCNEQYLYFDSANCSRRYKEQAHYFKEISQPQRLCNTRSYNNDIDNCVNLPSNVQNVSVLPLQQQNNLYAYPQTIDNQHRAVLMQSVTQPVKYLAVKNGSNIQRVPVYINDKNVRVVQNVPLNVITLMDQSTQAKTFPQEIATQMVPLETNNNLQFNDFATCKVNDQTVVKGLNSVNAILLQSDSESKIWYASNL; from the exons ATGATTAAGAAGAAAAGtgaggaaaatattttcaaagatgtagattttaataaaacgaaacaatTTGCTAACAGTGAACTAAAACATGTTCAAAAAGAAGACGCATgtaaacgaaaattatttcaaaatgatAAAGAATTAGAAACTAGTGCTACTACTTCAATACA AATATTTGACGATTCGGAtgttgtaaaagaaaataagaaagaaacggAGCAGCTGCATTCAAAGAACAGTAAGAATTCATCTTGTGACCCATTAAGTTGTTATAcagaattttgtaaaagaatttcTGCTGAAAATTTTGAATCGGACATTTTACCAAACTTTCCTACAG aTCCTCTTGCAAAAACactcaaaaaattaaaacatactTATACTGATTCTTTCCGACAACAACttttacgtaaaaagaaaaaacaagaatTGGAAAATGTAAAACCCGCAGACTCTACGGAATATCAAACTACATCTCCAGAATTGTCACCTGTTGAATTTGAAGTTCCTGCGTGTAGGAAAAATTATACTATCGATTTTCAAGAAGACCCTTTTCAGAAAAATGACAAGCTCCGTTTAATGCAAAATGCTAAACTTAAGAAAAGTAACGATATAACGCATCATAATTCCGCATCTTGCTCGtcacgaaatatttttacagcatgcaatgaagaaaatttcattgtagaaaactgtaaaaataacgatactCAACACTCACAAAAACCCAAAGATTCTAATCAATTTTCAGAATCGATGAACTTTTATTTGACGAATAATGAAAAATCTGTTCAGTTAAGCCCTcagaaaaattctaaatatgtTGGTTGTCTTTCGCCAAGTAATCAATatgatagaaataattttttgattgaTATTTCTGGCTGTAAAAATTCACCATTCACTAACAATTCAAAACAATTATTCGAAAGTtctatgtttttaaataattccaaattatttaagaaacattttttaaaagaatctCATGAAGAGTTACTCGATTCTGTTTCCGACAAATATTCATCAAACGATCAAATCAATGAGAAACATAATCgcaaaacaataaataagtATGATGTAAAGAACGTTAAACGAATACCTACCATACTTCGTCGATATGGTAACGTTATCGATAATAAGTCCAATCATTCTGCACAAATAActgacaattataaaaataagttatacACAGAATACGAAACTAACTTACTTAacacaaatttaaataacagctttaaaaaaaaattattcgagacTTCAGTCccaaatgtattaaaaaatcttcCTCCAACTAGTACAATGATATTTAATCAATCAAAAATACTCGGACCTCAAATTGAAACAATGCAGATAAAAGATTCGCAAGAGTCTCAAGTGGACGAATTTGATGTGAATATCCATTCCAAGGAACGTAATggtagaaataaaacttatcGATACGATAGCAGTTGCACGTGTGCACAAAAAGTTGAAGTTACATACAATACAAATGCATATTCCGAAAAATTACCTCAACGCGAACAAATCTCaccaattattaaaacacgggGTCTTCATTCAAACAACTGTCGTCAAACTAATCTGTttcaagatattaatttttctaattccaATGTAGAGCCAACAAAAGAGTATCCCCAACGGACTAAATTACATGTATGTGAAACCGACAAACgattattttacagaaaagATACGCGCCACCAAAATCAAAGTATCCCCTTCGCTAATGACGGACAAACAATCCCAACACCGATGTTAAACCACCGGCAAAATATTCAGGCCGATCAGAAGCCCAAAGGACCATGTCAGAAATCACACAACCTACATCTATTTGATAAAACAGACGTAAAGTGCGccgagaataaaattaaacaggACGAATGCCATCATTGCAATGAACAGTATCTTTATTTCGATTCTGCCAATTGTTCACGTAGATATAAGGAACAAGcgcattattttaaagaaatttctcAACCTCAACGTTTATGCAATACTAGAAGTTACAATAACGACATAGATAATTGCGTTAACTTGCCTAGCAATGTGCAAAATGTATCCGTGTTACCATTGCAGCAACAGAATAATCTGTACGCGTATCCGCAAACGATCGACAATCAGCATCGTGCAGTGTTAATGCAAAGTGTTACTCAACCTGTAAAGTATTTGGCTGTGAAAAATGGTTCAAACATTCAGAGGGTACCTGTGTacataaatgataaaaatgttagGGTTGTACAAAATGTTCcattaaatgtaataactTTAATGGATCAAAGTACACAAGCAAAAACATTTCCGCAAGAAATTGCGACGCAGATGGTACCGCTGGAAACGAAtaacaatttgcaatttaatgaTTTTGCAACATGTAAAGTAAACGATCAAACGGTGGTAAAGGGCTTGAATTCCGTGAATGCGATACTACTTCAATCGGATTCGGAGTCGAAAATCTGGTACGCTTCGAATCTGTAA
- the Sgl gene encoding UDP-glucose 6-dehydrogenase, which yields MTRIRRICCIGAGYVGGPTCSVIALKCPEIQVTVVDKSKERIAQWNSQKLPIYEPGLDEVVEKCRGKNLFFSTDIDTAIKEADLIFISVNTPTKTFGNGKGRAADLKYVESAARMIAEIATGDKIVVEKSTVPVRAAESIMNILHANHKPGVSYQILSNPEFLAEGTAIEDLVNADRVLIGGENSPEGQAAIEELCKVYEHWIPRENILTTNTWSSELSKLAANAFLAQRISSINSLSAVCEATGADVSEVARAIGLDSRIGSKFLHASVGFGGSCFQKDILNLVYICECLNLPEVAAYWQQVIDMNEYQKSRFSAKVIESLFNTVTDKRIAMLGFAFKKNTGDTRESPAIHVAKTLLDEGAVLHIYDPKVEETQIIQDLIHPNITNNPENVKNRISIYKDAYSATKNTHAIVLCTEWDEFIELDYTQIYSDMMKPAYIFDGRKILNHDRLQKIGFVVQTIGKKLTRAAISRAWGSQTQV from the exons ATGACAAGAATTCGAAGGATTTGTTGCATTGGAGCTGGTTATGTGGGTGGACCTACCTGCAGCGTTATTGCTTTGAAGTGCCCGGAAATTCAAGTCACAGTCGTTGACAAAAGCAAGGAGAGAATAGCCCAGTGGAATTCGCAGAAGCTACCGATATATGAGCCAGGCTTGGATGAGGTAGTTGAAAAATGCCGtggaaagaatttatttttctccacGGATATCGACACGGCGATCAAGGAGGCCGATCTGATATTTATTTCGGTAAATACACCGACAAAGACATTCGGCAACGGTAAGGGAAGGGCTGCCGATTTGAAATATGTAGAGAGTGCTGCCAGGATGATTGCAGAAATTGCGACGGGAGATAAGATTGTTGTGGAAAAAAGCACCGTACCGGTAAGAGCGGCCGAGAGCATCATGAACATCCTCCACGCGAATCACAAGCCAGGTGTCTCTTATCAG ATCCTCTCGAATCCAGAATTTCTGGCCGAAGGAACAGCTATCGAAGATCTGGTGAATGCAGATCGAGTATTGATTGGCGGAGAAAACTCGCCAGAAGGACAAGCAGCTATCGAAGAACTTTGTAAAGTTTACGAACATTGGATTccaagagaaaatattttaactactAATACATGGAGCTCAGAGTTGTCGAAGCTA gctGCAAACGCTTTTCTCGCTCAACGTATTTCCAGCATAAATTCCTTGTCAGCAGTGTGCGAAGCTACGGGCGCTGACGTGTCCGAGGTCGCACGGGCAATCGGACTTGATTCTCGAATCGGTTCCAAGTTCCTTCACGCGTCGGTCGGTTTCGGCGGTTCCTGCTTTCAAAAAGACATTTTAAACTTGGTATATATATGCGAATGCTTAAATCTTCCTGAAGTAGCGGCGTATTGGCAACAAGTGATTGATATGAACGAATATCAAAAGTCCAGATTTTCTGCCAAAGTAATAGAATCTCTTTTTAACACTGTAACGGATAAAAGAATTGCAATGCTGGGCTTTGCCTTCAAGAAAAATACAGGAGATACGCGTGAATCACCAGCAATTCACGTCGCTAAGACATTGTTGGACGAAGGCGCTGTTCTTCATATATACGATCCCAAG gtTGAAGAAACTCAGATCATTCAAGATTTAATTCATCCAAACATAACGAACAATCctgaaaatgtaaaaaatcgAATCAGTATTTATAAAGATGCTTACAGCGCAACAAAAAACACACATGCCATAGTTCTATGCACAGAATGGGACGAATTTATT gAGTTGGATTATACACAGATATATTCAGATATGATGAAACCAGCGTATATATTTGatggaagaaaaattttaaatcatgATCGATTACAAAAAATTGGTTTTGTTGTTCAAACTATAGGTAAAAAACTTACGAGAGCAGCAATTTCGAGAGCATGGGGTAGTCAGACACAGGTTTGA